A window of the Lactuca sativa cultivar Salinas chromosome 7, Lsat_Salinas_v11, whole genome shotgun sequence genome harbors these coding sequences:
- the LOC111882248 gene encoding protein S-acyltransferase 24, with protein MSSEIEVEENTDPTAAGNGNGAAEGGVGVPEESLKNDIYTAAAYGDLEKLRNLVETEGCSINKPDDQGYRALQWAALNNRVAAAQYIVEHGADVNAVDVSGQTALHWSAVRGAIQIADLLLEEGARVNAADVFGYQATHVAAQYGQTAYLYHMVTKWNADPDIPDNEGRSPLHWAAYKGFADSIRLLLFLDAYRGRPDKEGCTPLHWAAIRGHLEACTVLVQAGKKDDLMVTDNTGLTPAQLASDKNHRQVAFFLGNARKLLEKRYEGTFGKLTKLGLAPALLCVIFVLLLTYINSVIMASNLPKLTAGSAFFAWIGVTLASAGLILFYRCSCKDPGYIKANRNESKDTRDDEPLLKLEVRDPALLAGNWNQLCATCKIVRPLRAKHCSTCERCVEQFDHHCPWVSNCVGKKNKWDFLVFLVLEVFAMLITGTVALTRIVKDPLAPSSFGGWLQHVGNQHLGVLLFLVSDFSLLIGVAALTCMQISQVGRNITTNEMANMMRYNYLRGNGGRFRNPYDHGCKKNCSDFLINGYNEDIEVAEEPSSAAAADQFDGINMMPMTASSLALNLQNGGPIASAAAAAAAAGSGGGGYSHQTNGNGHHVHSPGCSHGKPKTESVPLGLGLGLGRGSRSRVAL; from the exons ATGTCATCAGAGATCGAGGTCGAAGAAAATACAGATCCTACTGCTGCCGGAAATGGCAACGGAGCGGCCGAGGGAGGAGTGGGAGTGCCAGAGGAAAGCTTGAAGAATGACATTTACACTGCTGCAGCGTATGGTGATTTGGAGAAGCTTCGAAATTTGGTCGAGACAGAAGGTTGCTCCATTAACAAGCCTGACGATCAGGGATACCGCGCTTTGCAGTGGGCCGCCCTTAACAATCGTGTCGCCGCTGCTCAATACATCGTCGAG CATGGTGCAGATGTGAATGCAGTGGATGTCAGTGGTCAAACAGCATTGCATTGGAGTGCTGTTAGGGGAGCCATTCAGATTGCAGATCTTTTGCTTGAAGAAGGTGCTCGTGTTAATGCAGCTGATGTATTTGGATATCAG GCCACTCATGTTGCTGCACAGTATGGTCAAACAGCTTATCTGTATCACATGGTCACAAAATGGAATGCAGATCCAGATATTCCTGATAATGAAGGAAGAAGCCCTTTACATTG GGCTGCATATAAAGGTTTTGCAGATAGTATACGTCTTCTTCTCTTTCTGGATGCATATAGAGGGCGTCCAGACAAAGAAG GTTGTACACCTCTACATTGGGCTGCAATCAGGGGACACTTAGAAGCATGCACAGTATTAGTGCAAGCAGGAAAGAAAGATGATTTAATGGTGACTGATAATACTGGCCTTACACCTGCACAACTTGCTTCTGATAAAAATCATCGACAAGTTGCATTTTTCCTT GGTAATGCTAGGAAGTTGCTTGAAAAACGTTACGAGGGTACATTTGGAAAACTAACAAAACTAGGGCTAGCACCAGCACTTCTGTGTGTAATATTTGTGCTACTTTTGACCTATATCAATTCAGTCATCATGG CTTCAAATTTACCAAAATTAACAGCTGGTTCTGCATTTTTTGCATGGATTGGTGTCACATTAGCAAGTGCAGGATTAATTCTTTTCTATCGCTGTAGCTG caaAGATCCAGGTTACATTAAAGCCAACAGGAATGAATCCAAAGATACAAGAGATGAT GAGCCTTTACTTAAGCTTGAGGTGCGGGACCCGGCTTTGCTAGCTGGCAATTGGAATCAACTCTGTGCGACTTGTAAG ATTGTTCGACCTCTTCGAGCGAAGCATTGTTCAACATGTGAGCGATGTGTGGAACAATTTGACCATCACTGCCCTTGGGTATCCAATTGTGTCGGAAag aAAAACAAATGGGATTTTTTGGTTTTTCTTGTTCTGGAAGTTTTTGCCATGTTGATAACCGGCACAGTTGCACTTACAA GAATTGTGAAGGATCCATTGGCTCCATCTTCTTTTGGGGGGTGGTTGCAACATGTTGGTAATCAACATCTTGGTGTTCTATTATTTCTAGTTTCAGATTTTTCACTCTTGATTGGTGTCGCAGCTTTAACTTGTATGCAAATTTCTCAG GTGGGTCGAAATATCACAACAAACGAAATGGCAAACATGATGCGATACAACTACTTAAGAGGAAACGGAGGTCGATTCAGAAACCCATACGATCACGGCTGCAAGAAAAACTGCTCCGATTTCTTAATCAACGGCTACAACGAAGACATCGAGGTCGCAGAAGAACCCTCCTCCGCCGCCGCCGCCGATCAATTCGACGGCATCAACATGATGCCGATGACTGCTTCGAGTCTAGCCCTAAACTTACAAAACGGAGGACCTATTGCTTCCGCCGCCGCGGCGGCTGCTGCCgcaggtagtggtggtggtggttattcTCATCAAACGAATGGAAACGGCCACCATGTTCATTCTCCCGGTTGTAGCCATGGTAAGCCGAAAACGGAGTCGGTgcctttagggttagggttagggttaggtcGAGGTTCGCGATCTAGGGTGGCGTTATGA
- the LOC111882267 gene encoding protein PHOX4: MGKKSGKNKYDNDTIIFISMAQEHKEEGNKLFQKKDYEGAISIYQKALKLLPKNHITVSYLQTNIASCYMQMGITEFPRAIHECNLALEVTPKYSKALLKRARCYEALDRLDLALKDVNLVLNMEPKNIMAIEIAHRVKSLIEPKNLIVNEEEKSEKLEHMDKKVDKIEVKETKDKLVVVDEKDSKNLMVSEEKSEKLEHMDEKEDKIEEKETKDKLVVVDEKDSKTLMVSEEKSEKLEHMDEKEVSEEKSEMLEQMDENEDKIEEKETEDKLVVDEKISKFSEENNKPKRSIKLVYGDDIRWAKIPINCDVLELREIIFVRFPLSRAVLIKYQDQEGDMVTITTNEELRWAESLSDQTSVKLHIIEVNPEQDPFFDHFRRQEKKKKLLNSKSCIDDWILEFSEVFKNYVGFNSDSYLDLHEIGMKLYMEAMEDALTSEESQELFNKAADKFQEMAALALFNCGNVHMSKARKRVFEESKKDLYEWAQNEYSKAGEMYEKAIKVKPDFYEGFLALGHEEFEKAKIRWYYEIEKNDDIQKWDSNEVIELYNKAEENMEKGMGMWEEGDKKEGGNMRSLINVLWGTMLYERSSMEYKLGLDFWHECLEIAVEKFEVAGVSHTDIAVMIKNHCSNVDAPQGLGFDIDEIVQAWHEMYEVKRWQSGVPSFRLEPLLRRRVSKLFYAFEHAQ; encoded by the exons ATGGGTAAAAAGTCAGGAAAAAATAAATACGATAATGACACCATCATTTTCATTTCCATGGCACAAGAACACAAAGAAGAGGGAAACAAATTATTTCAAAAGAAAGATTACGAAGGTGCCATATCAATTTACCAAAAAGCCCTCAAATTGCTTCCCAAAAACCACATAACAGTCTCTTATCTCCAAACCAACATTGCATCATGCTACATGCAAATGGGTATCACCGAATTCCCAAGGGCTATTCATGAGTGTAATTTAGCCCTTGAAGTTACACCGAAATATAGTAAAGCACTTTTGAAACGAGCTAGGTGTTATGAAGCTTTAGATAGACTCGATTTGGCTTTAAAAGATGTTAATCTTGTGTTAAATATGGAACCAAAAAACATCATGGCAATTGAGATTGCCCATAGAGTGAAATCACTTATAGAGCCAAAAAATCTCATTGTCAATGAAGAAGAAAAAAGTGAAAAACTTGAGCATATGGATAAAAAAGTGGacaagattgaagtgaaagaaaCCAAAGATAAGTTGGTTGTTGTGGATGAAAAAGATTCAAAAAATCTCATGGTGAGTGAAGAAAAAAGTGAAAAACTTGAGCATATGGATGAAAAAGAAGACAAGATTGAAGAGAAAGAAACCAAAGATAAGTTGGTTGTTGTGGATGAAAAAGATTCAAAAACTCTCATGGTGAGTGAAGAAAAAAGTGAAAAACTTGAGCATATGGATGAAAAAGAAGTGAGTGAAGAAAAAAGTGAAATGCTTGAGCAAATGGATGAAAACGAAGACAAGATTGAGGAGAAAGAAACCGAAGATAAGTTGGTTGTGGATGAAAAAATAAGCAAATTTAGCGAAGAAAATAACAAGCCAAAAAGGAGTATAAAATTGGTCTATGGAGACGATATAAGATGGGCAAAAATTCCAATTAATTGCGATGTTTTGGAATTAAGAGAAATTATATTCGTAAGATTTCCACTTTCACGAGCTGTTTTAATAAAATATCAAGATCAAGAGGGCGATATGGTCACAATAACCACAAACGAAGAATTAAGATGGGCGGAATCACTTTCGGATCAAACTTCGGTCAAACTTCACATCATAGAAGTCAACCCCGAGCAAGATCCATTTTTCGACCATTTTAGAAgacaagaaaagaagaaaaagcTTTTAAATTCAAAATCTTGTATCGATGATTGGATTCTAGAATTTTCAGAGGTTTTCAAGAACTATGTCGGGTTTAATTCAGATTCGTATTTGGATCTTCATGAAATTGGTATGAAGTTGTACATGGAGGCTATGGAGGATGCGTTAACAAGTGAAGAATCGCAAGAACTTTTTAATAAAGCAGCCGATAAGTTTCAAGAAATGGCAGCTTTGGCTTTGTTTAATTGTGGAAATGTGCATATGTCAAAAGCGAGAAAAAGGGTTTTTGAAGAATCAAAAAAAGATTTATACGAATGGGCACAAAATGAGTATTCAAAAGCTGGTGAGATGTATGAAAAGGCAATCAAAGTGAAGCCTGATTTTTACGAAGGTTTTTTGGCTTTAGGACATGAGGAATTTGAGAAGGCGAAAATACGTTGGTATTATGAGATTGAGAAAAATGATGATATTCAAAAGTGGGATTCGAATGAGGTTATTGAACTTTATAATAAAGcggaagaaaatatggaaaaggGTATGGGAATGTGGGAGGAAGGTGATAAAAAAGAAGGTGGAAATATGAGGTCTTTGATAAATGTTTTGTGGGGTACTATGCTTTATGAAAGATCAAGTATGGAATATAAATTAGGGCTTGATTTTTGGCATGAATGTTTGGAGATTGCTGTTGAAAAATTTGAAGTTGCGGGTGTTTCTCATACGGATATTGCTGTGATGATAAAGAATCATTGTTCTAATGTTGATGCACCACAAG GTTTAGGTTTTGATATTGATGAGATAGTACAAGCATGGCATGAAATGTATGAAGTGAAAAGATGGCAAAGTGGTGTTCCTTCTTTTAGATTAGAACCATTGCTTCGAAGACGAGTTTCTAAGTTGTTTTACGCCTTTGAACATGCACAATGA